A region of Fibrobacter succinogenes subsp. succinogenes S85 DNA encodes the following proteins:
- a CDS encoding pilus assembly PilX family protein, whose protein sequence is MFSKKGVSLVTVLLFMLVATIAATATFKWLTSENRSSATRMQTQEARQSAIAGIQSTRAWMTNNANEVGALVRQYVLGGKQPILLNSRVSPHISSKQDFNVWLTGVSETNGYFKFKILSEGIARNDSKHTEAAIINVSGLYQVSIPEIEEEETYKNIAYDYSYFGGSISNHGDAKLSSMLINGNWSGNPIGIDKNIIITGHASLSGDNVDIYGTGCIGGDLYTDNGIEAKNLYVHGTAHKYGTKNKPGNQGVSNHAYFDGIVEQDATKPFLVGGNLTIKNVFKTHMASGNNPVTINGNLCIDSAISQIQIGEASGASPSDLQNFTVKGDVWASHTNAFYTKGGDFHEYYYKLILGENEGSKVYLPDAFHSNDYVTMRNSKTWNDYMPYIYVEAAPSKYYFYHVESGVTDVTYDGSKYFVGGYQYPHHYNYSYVPRKLSPYCNKDENSEKPVLRVTPWFKSNGTLTNEHQATKPIACADSVKQVCYDIWEEKPGCDGASFKVDDILKTAYSQFEKYADSGCAKDITTLNDSFPEVANTCYDDNTKDDYKKKNHMYNGYLVVKIEAKQLSQNYGDGLKGKFIIIVTNKPGQVAFPPTEGTNDYVFLYLTQGAGELMGLGTSNYNYFIYTKEDIGSSTYSETTHQITPSGGILFNHASLSGSVYAEVGTGTKCAKVAALTSSKPLLFNQDLMNSLTINRIICDASVTNCGGAAFSSSSSAAPMSSSASEESINGKDPYYISIAPQLNVTLESQYKATEAAPEDASNIDPSILVIPRIIYLSKNAAGKLADYYSVLSLNGANENKSPSKVSCNGSFSTTEKLYTGTELTPGTYTCNYASTNYGTVPFYVVVSNASGELPIVSFPTAPLDVQALSLNSSVDVSVHIGKATNTSGKIKFDVAINQAINGWTITPKAGVTARSGSGSALYYTVEVTPNATAEQDIEIFTISASSNADDGDMYFTLSAPTELCRLVSGAGLNHHVYLRAHTTINKGELSDYCAINDCDEDMQEKSERPDCEISDEWVIAHGTACSIVEKNYSWKCLTNTAISLASVSSADIPQACEIIIPSTNNTITTPVGGETRNLYGSLKRKKVELIVNLKNAFDKSTSVTFQGQSYSQSETCTKENSPCTFHVLAGEQYVFTHEEYGEDQGNFNYWACEGDNCTNPTTHEDEPTFTFYGPHTISAEFNKESHCYYDDFSNIGAFCSNGDENCIDTCATALSKGTHCAPKNSKQHKSHWLMTYHNSGSGNNADYVRPNFGAGSIFASNTSNANNQSGKVSVILRNMTAGLYGTMFSLVQTSVLEKANSNDFLNSGFIFRSNGNEHLILNVYGVSKPNNSGELTFRVCKVSGQSINNTNKGSCQLVSKKEGSSPLSITSNTFIKVRFTIDDNDLLSITAKVDDDTWEGELNVRDFGCNDADNAFVGISLADPDFKIYDNGWVPSSFDETCWDVPTVTCNFVDKYEIVPLNDYVSPKVLISSWFSEKNCYTEYYYNGCDNATSTCVNGTGTPGEIGSKLSGETYKFTQDGQHGYLIDENKRAQDASIKVVCPGDAGSLDLAQDYYSCGTFQVGTTQNCIHDFEIWNETQYMSANVPYEFPTPKTNGVNLREAKLHINVKVDDIKDGNDLGTNLKVYLQSANKMQSLTRTISAAGPHDINVDDLIGTTGFNPEQVTNVVITSDNSINIEKLHIHSNCPNKLDLKCEQAVYDYTKLGWKIKINPQKDGVKCSYTSSDMNIDSETDVNCSDVVYLQYKNGYVNNWIIYNDLPTFTVTATNNFGSESCSIKGERPGNNNITCSVPSDQQTIPFDSKAPTFNFKFGENAYGWDYNVTYKAYLDNEVVKEGSAKLGAQQSYTPSDSDVKPSSGAHTYKVDFTIGAWTQSCKATFTVEDKTKQAPTISSCSVTDNGKFTAVVSNPDDVNYTYTFTIMDNIGNKLVDGATGTGNETSLEYTYAPGKEGTYRYTVKIGESSCTKQRTVSSPIELKCQDITGQNASDMITVNPIVNNCSGCTYKIFDGELEKSSDLTFSDPNATGTKKYRLRATDENDNVANCDFNVSFNSESNQTTTLVHSDNPSWEYFAEGSHKVKCTGKQYYGHLVCKCPNSAWNYYDCRMKYNGTEIRVSSNQSVSVDGSNSQCYNNYVATIEILSPYTTGYNNQTLTQGRGMYCAHTW, encoded by the coding sequence ATGTTTAGTAAAAAAGGTGTTTCTCTTGTAACAGTTCTCCTGTTTATGCTCGTCGCTACAATCGCAGCGACAGCGACATTCAAATGGCTCACTTCCGAGAACCGTTCTTCGGCAACGAGAATGCAGACTCAGGAAGCACGCCAGAGCGCCATCGCCGGCATCCAAAGCACCAGAGCCTGGATGACCAACAACGCAAACGAAGTCGGCGCCCTTGTGCGCCAATACGTCCTCGGCGGGAAGCAGCCCATCTTGCTCAACAGCCGAGTTTCCCCGCACATCAGCAGCAAGCAGGATTTCAACGTCTGGCTGACCGGTGTTAGTGAAACCAACGGCTACTTCAAATTCAAAATTCTCTCTGAAGGTATCGCACGCAACGATTCAAAGCACACCGAAGCAGCCATCATCAACGTTTCAGGGCTTTACCAAGTATCAATTCCAGAAATCGAAGAAGAGGAAACATACAAGAACATCGCCTACGACTACTCGTACTTTGGAGGTTCCATCTCGAACCATGGCGATGCCAAACTTTCATCCATGCTAATCAACGGAAACTGGTCGGGAAACCCGATTGGCATTGACAAAAACATCATCATCACAGGACATGCCTCACTTTCCGGTGACAACGTCGATATTTACGGAACAGGTTGCATCGGTGGAGACCTCTATACCGATAACGGAATAGAAGCCAAAAATCTCTACGTACACGGAACAGCTCATAAGTACGGTACAAAAAACAAACCTGGAAACCAAGGCGTATCAAACCACGCCTATTTTGACGGAATCGTTGAACAAGATGCCACAAAGCCATTCCTTGTTGGCGGCAACTTGACGATCAAGAATGTATTCAAAACCCACATGGCATCCGGCAACAATCCGGTGACAATTAACGGAAACCTCTGTATTGATTCCGCAATATCCCAAATCCAGATTGGTGAAGCATCAGGAGCAAGCCCTAGCGATTTACAAAATTTTACCGTCAAAGGTGATGTTTGGGCTTCTCATACAAATGCGTTCTATACAAAAGGCGGCGATTTTCACGAATACTATTACAAGCTCATTCTTGGCGAAAACGAAGGTTCTAAAGTTTATCTTCCGGACGCCTTCCACTCTAATGATTATGTCACAATGCGAAATTCCAAAACCTGGAATGACTACATGCCCTATATCTATGTAGAAGCCGCTCCAAGCAAATACTACTTCTACCATGTGGAATCCGGTGTTACAGACGTCACCTACGACGGGTCCAAATACTTTGTCGGTGGTTACCAGTACCCGCATCACTATAACTATAGCTACGTTCCAAGAAAACTATCTCCATACTGCAACAAGGATGAAAACTCTGAAAAACCAGTACTCCGCGTGACCCCCTGGTTTAAATCCAATGGGACACTTACGAACGAACACCAGGCCACTAAGCCCATTGCCTGCGCCGACTCCGTCAAGCAAGTCTGTTACGACATTTGGGAAGAAAAGCCGGGATGCGACGGAGCAAGCTTTAAGGTGGATGACATTTTAAAGACGGCTTACAGCCAGTTTGAAAAATACGCTGATAGCGGCTGTGCAAAAGATATCACAACATTAAACGATAGTTTCCCTGAAGTAGCCAACACTTGCTATGACGACAACACCAAAGATGACTACAAGAAAAAGAACCACATGTACAACGGCTATCTCGTTGTAAAAATCGAGGCGAAACAGTTAAGTCAAAATTACGGAGACGGGCTCAAAGGAAAGTTCATCATCATAGTAACTAACAAGCCGGGACAGGTCGCTTTTCCGCCTACAGAAGGAACAAATGATTACGTATTTCTCTACCTAACACAAGGTGCCGGTGAACTGATGGGGCTTGGTACGAGCAATTATAATTACTTCATCTACACCAAAGAAGACATCGGATCATCAACGTATAGTGAAACAACACATCAAATCACTCCTAGTGGCGGAATTCTTTTCAACCACGCATCCCTCAGCGGATCCGTGTATGCCGAAGTCGGAACAGGAACCAAATGCGCCAAAGTGGCCGCACTGACGTCCTCCAAGCCATTGCTATTCAATCAAGACTTGATGAACAGCCTGACCATAAACCGCATCATTTGCGATGCCTCCGTTACAAACTGCGGTGGTGCGGCATTCTCATCATCGTCCTCGGCGGCTCCCATGAGTTCATCCGCATCCGAAGAAAGCATCAATGGCAAGGACCCCTACTATATCTCCATTGCGCCTCAGCTAAACGTTACGCTAGAATCACAATACAAAGCTACAGAAGCAGCACCCGAAGACGCAAGCAACATCGACCCCTCCATTCTTGTGATTCCGCGAATCATTTACCTTTCCAAGAATGCAGCCGGAAAACTTGCTGATTATTATTCCGTCTTGAGTCTGAACGGCGCAAACGAAAACAAGAGCCCATCCAAAGTCAGTTGCAATGGCTCATTTTCGACAACAGAAAAGCTTTACACAGGAACAGAGCTGACTCCCGGAACATACACCTGTAACTACGCTTCAACAAATTACGGAACCGTTCCGTTCTATGTTGTTGTAAGCAACGCCAGCGGAGAGCTCCCGATCGTTTCGTTCCCAACAGCACCGCTAGACGTTCAGGCACTTAGCTTAAACTCCAGTGTCGATGTATCGGTACATATCGGCAAGGCCACCAACACTAGCGGGAAAATCAAATTTGACGTGGCCATAAACCAAGCCATCAATGGCTGGACTATAACGCCAAAGGCTGGTGTTACAGCACGCAGCGGAAGCGGAAGCGCCCTCTACTATACAGTCGAAGTCACCCCCAACGCCACAGCGGAACAGGACATCGAAATCTTTACGATATCCGCAAGCAGCAACGCCGATGACGGAGACATGTACTTTACGCTCAGCGCACCGACAGAGCTTTGCCGACTCGTATCGGGTGCAGGCCTCAACCACCATGTTTATCTCAGAGCCCACACGACCATCAACAAGGGCGAACTTTCCGATTACTGCGCCATCAACGATTGCGACGAAGACATGCAAGAAAAGAGCGAGCGCCCAGACTGCGAAATCAGCGACGAATGGGTTATCGCTCATGGCACTGCCTGCAGCATCGTAGAAAAAAACTACAGCTGGAAATGCTTGACAAACACAGCCATTTCACTGGCATCCGTAAGTTCAGCCGACATCCCGCAAGCATGCGAGATTATCATTCCATCTACAAACAACACCATTACAACTCCTGTCGGCGGAGAAACAAGGAATCTATACGGATCCCTCAAGCGCAAAAAAGTCGAATTGATTGTCAACCTCAAGAACGCATTCGACAAGAGCACTTCCGTCACGTTTCAAGGGCAGTCCTACTCGCAGAGTGAAACTTGTACAAAGGAAAACAGCCCCTGCACATTCCACGTGCTGGCTGGCGAACAGTATGTATTCACGCACGAAGAATACGGCGAAGACCAGGGGAATTTCAATTACTGGGCTTGCGAAGGCGACAACTGCACAAATCCGACAACGCATGAAGACGAGCCCACATTTACATTCTACGGGCCGCACACGATTTCTGCCGAATTTAACAAGGAATCGCATTGCTATTATGACGACTTCTCGAACATCGGTGCATTCTGCTCCAACGGCGATGAAAACTGCATAGACACTTGCGCAACAGCCCTTTCCAAGGGAACGCATTGCGCCCCGAAGAACAGCAAACAGCACAAGTCGCACTGGCTCATGACCTACCACAATAGCGGTTCGGGCAACAATGCCGACTATGTCCGTCCCAACTTCGGCGCCGGTTCCATTTTTGCGTCCAACACCAGCAACGCAAACAACCAGAGCGGAAAAGTTTCCGTCATCCTCAGAAACATGACGGCAGGGCTGTACGGAACGATGTTCTCTCTCGTCCAGACTTCCGTGCTTGAAAAAGCAAATTCCAATGACTTCCTCAATTCCGGTTTTATCTTCAGGAGCAACGGCAATGAACACTTGATTTTGAACGTTTACGGAGTCAGCAAGCCTAACAATAGTGGCGAATTGACATTCCGCGTCTGCAAAGTCAGCGGGCAATCCATCAACAATACAAACAAGGGGTCCTGCCAGCTTGTCTCCAAGAAGGAAGGTTCATCTCCGCTCTCCATAACGAGCAACACATTTATTAAAGTCCGATTCACCATTGATGACAACGACTTGCTGAGCATCACCGCCAAGGTCGATGACGACACCTGGGAGGGCGAGCTCAATGTCAGGGACTTCGGCTGTAACGATGCCGACAACGCATTCGTAGGCATCAGCCTAGCCGACCCCGATTTCAAGATTTACGACAACGGCTGGGTTCCTTCGTCATTCGATGAAACATGCTGGGACGTGCCAACCGTCACCTGCAACTTTGTTGACAAATACGAAATCGTCCCCCTTAACGATTACGTATCGCCGAAGGTTCTTATCTCTAGCTGGTTCTCCGAAAAGAACTGCTATACCGAATACTATTACAATGGTTGCGACAACGCGACATCCACTTGCGTAAACGGCACAGGAACCCCAGGCGAAATAGGCTCCAAGCTGAGTGGCGAAACATACAAGTTCACTCAGGACGGTCAACACGGCTACCTCATTGACGAAAACAAGAGAGCCCAGGACGCTTCCATCAAGGTGGTTTGCCCCGGTGATGCCGGCAGTCTTGACCTTGCCCAGGACTACTATAGTTGCGGTACGTTCCAAGTCGGGACTACACAGAACTGCATCCACGATTTTGAAATCTGGAACGAAACCCAGTACATGAGCGCGAACGTTCCGTACGAATTCCCAACGCCGAAAACCAACGGTGTCAACTTGCGCGAAGCCAAGCTCCATATCAACGTGAAAGTAGACGACATCAAAGACGGCAACGATCTTGGAACAAACTTGAAAGTCTATTTGCAATCCGCCAACAAGATGCAGAGCTTGACAAGAACGATAAGCGCGGCTGGCCCGCACGACATAAACGTGGATGACCTCATCGGAACTACAGGATTCAACCCGGAACAGGTCACTAACGTCGTCATCACAAGCGACAACAGTATCAACATCGAAAAATTGCACATCCACAGCAACTGTCCGAACAAGCTTGACCTCAAATGCGAACAAGCCGTTTACGACTATACCAAACTTGGATGGAAAATCAAAATCAATCCGCAAAAGGACGGAGTCAAGTGCTCTTACACGTCTTCGGACATGAACATTGATTCCGAAACCGATGTCAACTGCAGCGATGTCGTTTATCTCCAATACAAAAATGGATATGTCAACAACTGGATTATCTATAACGATTTGCCGACATTTACCGTAACAGCGACCAACAACTTCGGCTCCGAATCGTGTAGCATCAAGGGAGAAAGACCCGGGAACAACAACATCACCTGCAGCGTCCCGTCAGACCAACAGACAATCCCGTTCGATTCAAAGGCGCCGACATTCAACTTCAAGTTTGGCGAAAACGCCTATGGATGGGATTACAACGTCACCTACAAGGCCTATTTAGACAATGAGGTTGTCAAAGAAGGCAGCGCCAAACTCGGCGCCCAGCAATCTTACACGCCTTCGGATTCCGACGTCAAGCCCTCAAGCGGAGCGCACACCTACAAGGTCGATTTCACCATCGGTGCCTGGACACAGTCCTGTAAGGCAACGTTCACTGTTGAAGACAAGACAAAACAGGCTCCCACAATCAGCTCCTGCAGCGTTACGGACAACGGCAAATTCACGGCGGTTGTGAGTAACCCCGATGATGTCAATTACACTTACACGTTTACCATCATGGACAACATAGGCAACAAGCTCGTTGACGGAGCGACAGGCACGGGGAACGAAACGAGCCTTGAGTACACATACGCTCCAGGAAAAGAGGGAACATATAGATACACTGTCAAAATCGGCGAAAGTTCCTGCACAAAGCAAAGGACAGTTTCTTCGCCCATTGAGCTCAAGTGCCAAGACATCACGGGACAGAACGCAAGCGACATGATTACCGTAAATCCGATAGTCAACAACTGCTCCGGCTGTACTTACAAGATATTTGACGGAGAACTGGAAAAGAGTTCAGACCTAACATTCAGTGATCCCAATGCTACAGGGACAAAGAAATACCGCCTACGGGCTACAGACGAAAACGACAACGTAGCAAATTGCGATTTCAACGTTTCGTTTAACAGCGAAAGCAACCAGACTACGACACTTGTGCATAGCGACAATCCAAGCTGGGAGTACTTCGCAGAAGGGAGCCACAAGGTCAAATGCACCGGAAAACAATACTACGGTCACTTAGTATGCAAATGTCCAAATTCCGCATGGAATTACTACGACTGTAGAATGAAATACAATGGTACAGAAATCCGGGTATCCTCAAACCAGAGTGTTTCAGTAGATGGATCAAACTCACAGTGCTACAACAACTACGTGGCCACTATTGAAATCCTGTCGCCTTACACGACCGGATACAACAACCAAACACTCACTCAAGGCCGCGGAATGTACTGCGCCCATACGTGGTAA
- a CDS encoding PulJ/GspJ family protein, producing MANKGTKVKMQRASGFTLIELMVYIALLGGIVLIAGQAFSDSSKMRMRTQSMLQASEIAEKVAVIFKADVAQTGAKTSMEDGTSESGAEYGNKFSNIYTSVYMDPSVDNKDSSSFSVVTKNGFDSLTIRRLRYDESGHYSAVEQIAWFVRDGSLWRNCRVLEKKTTLSDDDPCTDGATSEPNNIEMASGVSKFKVTPGKPSVVGDNIQLFPGAGESEFRLVGRNDGDREMPIVTNEAGETHKGGSTQIISGFYQNYDQSMQTIKSEAARKINEVIAVRNETYPDFSWQTLCAQEGSNFTFEPNNEYEISFEILPTDENADKSKLFVPGEDHMSVGLRSLETGGPITYGDPATKISDFAFFPPLGVKSEGSGERSMRFSVPIKITKACLAFTFACYSPLVSQGKISISKLKVLKIPSANYKFENYDFEANKIDKQNVKAFLLDLDIRIRGESGHVELVVPTPSNGPRD from the coding sequence ATGGCAAATAAAGGTACGAAAGTAAAGATGCAACGCGCATCCGGTTTTACCCTCATTGAGCTGATGGTCTACATAGCCCTTCTTGGAGGTATCGTCCTCATCGCAGGCCAGGCGTTCAGCGACAGCTCCAAGATGCGAATGCGAACGCAGAGTATGTTGCAGGCTTCAGAAATAGCAGAAAAGGTGGCTGTAATATTCAAGGCAGATGTCGCACAGACTGGAGCGAAAACGTCTATGGAAGATGGCACATCAGAATCTGGGGCGGAATACGGCAACAAATTCAGCAATATCTACACGAGCGTTTACATGGACCCAAGCGTTGACAATAAAGATTCGTCCTCATTTTCCGTCGTGACCAAAAACGGTTTCGACAGCCTTACCATTCGACGTTTGCGTTACGACGAATCCGGACATTACTCAGCCGTTGAGCAAATTGCCTGGTTCGTCCGAGACGGATCGCTGTGGCGCAACTGCAGAGTCCTAGAAAAGAAAACAACCCTCTCTGACGACGACCCCTGTACCGACGGCGCTACATCCGAGCCTAACAATATTGAAATGGCTTCAGGAGTAAGCAAATTCAAAGTTACACCAGGAAAGCCAAGCGTTGTAGGGGACAACATCCAATTATTCCCAGGCGCAGGCGAATCCGAATTCAGGCTTGTCGGTAGAAATGACGGGGACCGCGAGATGCCGATTGTAACCAATGAAGCAGGAGAAACGCACAAAGGCGGAAGCACCCAAATTATATCGGGATTCTACCAGAACTACGACCAAAGCATGCAAACCATAAAAAGCGAAGCCGCCCGAAAGATCAACGAAGTTATCGCTGTCCGCAACGAGACGTACCCAGATTTTTCGTGGCAGACCCTTTGCGCCCAAGAAGGCAGCAACTTCACGTTTGAACCGAACAATGAGTACGAAATTTCATTCGAAATTCTGCCCACCGACGAAAATGCAGACAAAAGCAAGTTATTCGTCCCTGGAGAAGACCACATGTCCGTTGGTTTGCGAAGTCTTGAGACTGGAGGCCCAATTACGTATGGAGACCCCGCCACAAAAATTAGTGATTTTGCCTTCTTCCCTCCTTTGGGCGTCAAAAGCGAAGGAAGCGGAGAACGCTCCATGCGTTTTTCAGTCCCTATCAAGATTACAAAAGCATGTCTCGCGTTCACGTTCGCCTGCTATTCCCCTCTCGTATCACAAGGGAAAATATCCATCTCAAAATTGAAAGTCCTAAAGATACCCAGTGCTAACTACAAATTCGAAAATTATGATTTCGAAGCAAACAAAATTGACAAGCAGAACGTAAAGGCGTTTCTGCTAGACCTGGATATCAGAATCAGAGGCGAATCTGGACATGTTGAATTGGTCGTTCCCACACCAAGTAACGGGCCGCGCGATTAG
- the gpmI gene encoding 2,3-bisphosphoglycerate-independent phosphoglycerate mutase gives MLKKLSNFPGIKGPVVTIVMDGFGITDKVEGNAIKAARTPTLDNLFKMYPNVLLKAHGRAVGMPTNEDMGNSEVGHNAIGAGQVYNQGAALVADAINSGDIFDRDAWKEISGNVREKNTVLHFIGLFSDGNVHSNIAHLKAMVAQAKKEGVKKVRVHILLDGRDVPETSALDYVGPFEKFLDELRSPEFDVCIASGGGRMQITMDRYNANWKMVELGWKTHVLGEGRYFDNATQAIETLRGETKAIDQDLPPFVIAKDGAPVGTINDGDSVVFFNFRGDRAIEITRAFEEESFNEFDRKRFPHVCYAGMLQYDGDLKLPNRFLVPPPAIKETSGEWLAETGVKQFACSETQKYGHVTYFWNGNRSSKFDGETYLEIESDVVPFEQRPWMKAAEITDAMIEALKSGKYQTLRCNFPNGDMVGHTGSFRAATMAIEAVDIGLARLLPVIDALGGVAIITADHGNADEMYEIDKKTGMPKVNKDGTFKAKTSHTLNKVPCILYDNVTGGKLGLKEGDWGLSNIAATTANLLGLEKHEAWDDSMLIIK, from the coding sequence ATGCTCAAGAAACTTTCCAACTTCCCTGGCATCAAGGGCCCGGTCGTCACCATCGTGATGGACGGTTTTGGTATCACCGATAAGGTCGAAGGCAACGCCATCAAGGCCGCCCGCACCCCGACTCTCGACAACCTCTTCAAGATGTACCCGAACGTCCTCTTGAAGGCCCACGGCCGCGCCGTCGGTATGCCGACCAACGAAGACATGGGTAACTCCGAAGTTGGCCACAATGCTATCGGTGCTGGCCAGGTGTACAACCAGGGTGCAGCCCTCGTTGCAGACGCCATCAACAGCGGCGACATATTCGATCGCGATGCTTGGAAGGAAATCTCCGGCAACGTTCGTGAAAAGAACACCGTTCTTCACTTCATCGGCCTCTTCAGCGATGGTAACGTTCACTCCAACATCGCTCACCTTAAGGCCATGGTTGCCCAGGCCAAGAAGGAAGGCGTCAAGAAGGTTCGCGTTCACATCCTCCTCGACGGTCGTGACGTTCCGGAAACCTCCGCTCTCGATTACGTCGGCCCGTTCGAAAAGTTCCTCGACGAACTCCGCTCTCCGGAATTCGACGTTTGCATCGCTTCTGGCGGTGGCCGTATGCAGATCACCATGGACCGTTACAACGCTAACTGGAAGATGGTGGAACTCGGCTGGAAGACCCACGTGCTCGGCGAAGGCCGCTACTTCGACAACGCTACGCAGGCTATTGAAACCCTCCGTGGCGAAACCAAGGCTATTGACCAGGACCTCCCGCCGTTCGTGATTGCTAAGGATGGCGCTCCGGTTGGCACCATCAACGATGGCGACTCCGTGGTGTTCTTCAACTTCCGTGGCGACCGCGCCATCGAAATCACCCGCGCCTTCGAAGAAGAATCCTTCAACGAATTTGACCGCAAGCGCTTCCCGCACGTCTGCTACGCCGGCATGCTCCAGTACGACGGCGACCTCAAGCTCCCGAACCGCTTCCTCGTTCCGCCTCCGGCAATCAAGGAAACCAGCGGCGAATGGCTCGCTGAAACGGGCGTGAAGCAGTTCGCTTGCTCCGAAACGCAGAAGTACGGCCACGTGACCTACTTCTGGAATGGTAACCGTTCCAGCAAGTTTGACGGCGAAACCTACCTCGAAATCGAATCTGACGTTGTTCCGTTCGAACAGCGCCCGTGGATGAAGGCTGCCGAAATCACCGACGCCATGATCGAAGCTTTGAAGAGCGGCAAGTACCAGACTCTCCGTTGCAACTTCCCGAACGGCGACATGGTGGGCCATACCGGTTCCTTCCGCGCCGCTACGATGGCTATCGAAGCTGTGGACATCGGCCTCGCCCGCTTGCTCCCGGTGATTGACGCTCTCGGTGGTGTTGCAATCATCACGGCTGACCACGGTAACGCCGACGAAATGTACGAAATCGACAAGAAGACCGGCATGCCGAAGGTCAACAAGGACGGCACCTTCAAGGCCAAGACAAGCCACACCCTCAACAAGGTGCCCTGCATCCTTTACGATAACGTAACGGGTGGCAAGCTCGGCCTCAAGGAAGGCGACTGGGGTCTTTCCAACATCGCAGCAACGACCGCGAACCTCCTCGGCCTCGAAAAGCACGAGGCTTGGGACGACTCGATGCTCATCATCAAGTAA
- a CDS encoding PilW family protein, producing the protein MSFNSREGFTLIELMVYIALLGGIVLLAGQAFSDSTKMRVRTQSMLQANQTAGNVGTILKEDIAQLGAKSSKEAGGGTMDVFNTDHIHDVYMDPDATEDADKDSSSFTIVKNDDGDGRDKITMRRLRYSDAGAYQAVEEVTWFLEDRVLKRSCKSTSALVEDAECPSENASVVTIAEHVDKFSLTPAKPTTEVASVSVLPSSSESDKNFKLVSRFGDENFEPVTIAPEEGGTSIKLSGFSMNYNFTTSEPISNPDMIKANQVFVSSLGSSLSSWGAQCIQVTLSPYIEYEISFSMPYSATDDPSRMFCPGRDHMAVGFRYAENGNKLDGLSDFQFYPPTVGDERDTGLRKMRFTTNTTYENVCLGFTFVSFSPVASSGNITISNVRLRKVPSSNYTFTDEAIATADKKNVKAIKLELSINKNGEAGAETAIISIPSNGPRD; encoded by the coding sequence ATGAGTTTTAATTCTAGAGAGGGTTTTACCCTTATAGAGCTAATGGTCTACATAGCTCTACTTGGTGGTATAGTGCTCTTGGCGGGCCAGGCTTTTAGCGACAGCACCAAAATGCGTGTCCGTACGCAGAGCATGCTGCAAGCCAACCAGACCGCGGGTAACGTAGGCACGATCCTCAAAGAGGACATCGCACAGCTTGGCGCCAAAAGCTCAAAAGAAGCTGGCGGCGGAACCATGGACGTATTCAACACCGACCATATTCACGACGTTTACATGGATCCCGATGCTACAGAAGATGCAGACAAGGATTCATCTTCATTCACAATCGTAAAAAACGACGACGGAGACGGCAGGGACAAAATCACCATGCGCCGTCTGCGCTATTCCGATGCAGGCGCCTACCAGGCCGTCGAAGAAGTGACCTGGTTCCTTGAAGACCGCGTCCTTAAGAGATCTTGCAAAAGCACAAGCGCCCTGGTCGAAGATGCAGAATGCCCATCGGAAAACGCTAGCGTGGTTACAATCGCAGAACACGTGGACAAGTTCTCGCTCACGCCCGCGAAGCCCACTACAGAAGTGGCCTCCGTCAGCGTACTCCCCTCATCCAGCGAATCAGACAAGAACTTTAAACTGGTTTCCCGTTTTGGCGATGAAAACTTCGAGCCCGTAACGATTGCCCCCGAAGAAGGCGGCACGTCTATTAAGCTTTCGGGCTTTTCCATGAATTACAACTTTACCACTAGCGAACCGATTAGCAATCCGGACATGATCAAGGCGAACCAGGTTTTCGTTTCCAGTCTCGGAAGCAGCTTGAGTTCCTGGGGAGCCCAGTGCATCCAGGTCACCTTAAGTCCCTATATTGAATACGAAATATCCTTTTCCATGCCCTATTCCGCAACGGATGACCCCAGCAGAATGTTCTGCCCAGGCAGGGACCACATGGCTGTAGGCTTCAGGTATGCCGAGAACGGCAACAAACTCGACGGACTGAGCGATTTTCAGTTCTACCCACCAACCGTCGGCGATGAGCGCGACACGGGGCTCCGCAAGATGCGCTTTACGACAAACACGACTTATGAAAACGTCTGTCTAGGATTCACTTTCGTCAGTTTCTCTCCTGTAGCCTCTTCAGGGAACATCACCATTTCAAACGTCAGGCTCCGAAAGGTTCCAAGTTCAAACTATACGTTCACGGACGAGGCTATCGCAACAGCCGACAAGAAAAACGTAAAAGCCATCAAGCTGGAGCTATCCATCAACAAGAATGGCGAAGCCGGAGCCGAGACAGCGATTATATCAATCCCAAGCAACGGCCCAAGAGATTAA